A window of Candidatus Cloacimonadota bacterium contains these coding sequences:
- the recR gene encoding recombination protein RecR, giving the protein MMFSGYLEDLVQNLKKLPGIGKKSAQRLAMFIISMEKESAFQLSETIKKAVENYRDCSICNMLTETDPCSFCSDSTRNEKILCIVENTQDIYLIEETHEFKGKYFVLQNLLSPLDGIGPDEIHFPKLLKQLKSNKIEELILALNPSAEGETTMNFLVSELNEFVGKITRLSTGLPFGGDIGYTSSLTLGNALKRRYAVKE; this is encoded by the coding sequence ATAATGTTCAGCGGATATTTAGAAGATTTAGTCCAGAACCTGAAGAAACTTCCCGGGATCGGGAAAAAATCAGCACAACGACTGGCAATGTTCATCATCAGTATGGAAAAAGAAAGTGCTTTCCAACTTTCCGAGACCATCAAAAAAGCTGTTGAGAATTATCGCGATTGCAGCATTTGTAATATGCTGACAGAAACCGATCCTTGTTCTTTTTGTTCCGATTCGACAAGAAATGAGAAAATTCTCTGTATTGTTGAAAACACACAGGATATATACTTGATCGAAGAAACTCACGAATTTAAGGGAAAATACTTTGTTTTGCAAAATTTACTCTCTCCTCTCGATGGGATTGGACCTGACGAAATTCATTTTCCAAAACTTCTGAAACAGTTGAAATCCAACAAGATCGAAGAATTGATTTTAGCATTGAATCCTTCTGCCGAAGGGGAAACAACCATGAATTTTCTAGTATCCGAGTTGAATGAATTTGTGGGAAAAATTACCCGGCTTTCAACAGGATTACCTTTTGGCGGAGATATTGGATATACAAGTTCGCTGACTTTGGGAAATGCTCTAAAAAGACGATATGCAGTCAAAGAATGA